The DNA segment TTCGTATAATGACATTTTATACAGATGgcaaaatcgcgcattcaaaagaataatcttcacttttacgctgaattctgaaaatattaattttcctctattcaacgcttattatcgGTCGCAAAGGAACCTGTATACAAGCTCACTTTTTAATGATTCTGTGCAGGTTCCTTCAAATTGAGACGCAGGTTCATGTAACTGCGTTGAAGATCGTATATCATGAACCTGCATAGGAACTAAGCTGCCAGAATCCAGAGTTTGCTAGTGGCTTGTTTCTCTAGCTAGGGAGTTCAACCTTCAAaagagaataatataaaaaagcgCTCACTGACAAAagtattatgaaaattcaaaaaaaaaaaaaaagatgcattaaagaaaaaaaatgtcactaACGTTTCACGAACTTTGGGAGTCAGAAAGGAAAACAACTTTTGTTGAACTCTTTATGGAGATTAACTTTCCTTGCAAATTTGGAAGACTTAAGAGAAGCGTCTAACAAGAATAAAGcagaaaaaacttattctttacattattttgaaaaatgtaacgtttttacaaccaaatttactgttttttttttcttaatgcttaatatttttggcagccgattctaaaaaattttctaatcccGATGAAAACACACATACCTAATTTaagcctactatcggcgagaaaactataggcatctgcctttgaagcttaacaactaagtcaaaaaaaatgctagcacaacaaaaaaacagtcatataaaagctgaaagtgttctacgttaatgagcttgaagacgtttatgtaaaaaaaattgtgtgcttagcagactaaaaaatgtaaaaaaagtaaggatttttgtgtacatttaagaacagtcaagtttagagcattatttcttatacaaggggcgatggaaaaaatttgagaaaattcaagagtacgaggaaaactgttgtgaaccagttgcagttgagaaatttaaaaaataataaaaattgttgcttaaaagtacagaAATGTgtaagggatcattcacaaattacgtaacgcgtttttcttttgtttaaataaagatgggAATATAATTTCCGGGATATGAACAGTGATAcagcgatatggaaaaaagaaaaacgcgttacgtaatttatgaatGATCCCTAACTaaattatcttcagttctaatacagctatttaagcgattcaaactgcaaacagtaattgataggctctgtatttattttccatcactcttaaggatgtgttagtcttattttttgtgaaaatcgcgatattttgagtcatttttttgttggaaaacaagtgacagaaagcagaggtGGGCCCGTTTTTTGTTtcactgccgaccgctggtgccattcttcggccccaagttctgaatgcttggatggcacctggccacggNNNNNNNNNNNNNNNNNNNNNNNNNNNNNNNNNNNNNNNNNNNNNNNNNNNNNNNNNNNNNNNNNNNNNNNNNNNNNNNNNNNNNNNNNNNNNNNNNNNNctctgctttctgtcacttgttttccaaaaaaaaaaaaatgactaaaaatatcgcgattttcacaaaaaataagattaacacATCCTTAAGAGTGAtggaaaataaatacagagcctatcaattacagtttgcagtttgaatcgcttaaatagctgtattagaactgaagataatatagttacacatttttgtgcttttaagcaacaatttttattattttttaaatttctcaactgcaactggttcacaacagttttcctcatactcttgaattttttcaaattttttccatcgccccttgtataagaaataatgctctaaagttgcctgttcttaaatgtacacaaaaatccttacttttttacattttttagtctgctaagcacaaaattttgtttacataaacgtcttcaaactcattaacgtagaacagtttcagcttttaaatgactgttttttttgttgcgctagcatttttttgactgagttgttaaacttcaaaggcagatgcctatagttttctcgccgatagtaaattGGACAATTTCCGCTGTGTCATGTAATTATTTTCACCTTTACCTCAACTAGTGTTCCGCGTTCGATCGGTGACGAACAttttatgcccccccccccataacccgcaaattacaagaaaaagcaaacaaaattttcaactgtataGATAAGCGgggaaataggaaaataaatgCATTCTGAAGAAATAATGTAAGCAGTACATTAAACtcaatttgaaacgatttaaattcctaacatttctagtaaaaaatattgcacttacaaaaaaatggatgaatttctaaccgaatagatcagttttcaacaaagaaatcaaaaacccaacaaaatacatgaggtTTTAaccgaaagaaattattttgcaatGAAAGATCGAATAGATaaaattgcagttgaaaaaattaattttcaaccaatgaagaatacatttcaacaaaatgatctcaaacaaaaacatattaattttttttaaacagttgtatttttgaacaaaacgatGACGTTTCTACCtgaaagacatacatttttaaaccaaaaagagacattttcaattagaaaataccaattttccaatagttgaatttttaatgaaaaaagatcaattctcaacaaaaaatgacatttttgatgttggtaattcaatttttaacttgaaagataaaatttcagctgaaattatgaaacttcaacgaaaaaatgatttatttaacaaagtaattcagttttaaaccaaatagtttaatatttaaccaaaaagattacctttgaaacaaaaaaagagaaggaattgTCAATAAAGTAgtcaaatttgcaactaaagagatgaatttgcaactgaactaaggaactttcaaccaaagaaatacattttaagaaaatagttaagctttcaacaaagtagttgaatttttatctaaaaacgggaaatcttaaacaaaaaatataatagctgatatttctacggaaaaacatttttatattcaataaaaaacagttgaattgcaCTAAAAGAGACCAGCTTATAACAACGTAGTTAtatcctcaaccaaatagatgcgcttttaaccaaaagaatatcaaatttctaccaatatagatgaattttcaaaaaaaataataagaatttttcactaaGAGACCAATTTCAGCCAAAactcaaatagttaagttttcaattaaaaaagttatttcgcaacaaaatagttaatttttttgtcaaagagctctatctttgaaataaaaattcatttttaacaaagaagttcaacttttaaacgaatagttgcatttttaaacaaaaaagatagattCTTAACAAACATTGTCAACTAAACTAgtgaatcttttaccaaaaaaaacgaacattttttattaatgtaggtacactttcaaccaagtaggtgaattttcaagtcaaacagagaaattttgaatcaaaaatggaatatatagttaaatttcaaaaaagaaaaaaaaaataattttcaaagtaaagtgtaacagctgatatatctttggaaaaaattaatcaagaatcaaacaaaatttccacccaattgttgcattttatacaaaatagtggaattttcaacaaaaaggttcatatttagccatatagttcaattttgtaccaaatagttcaattcttaatgCTATAAAAACATTAGATTTAAAAGCTGAAGATTAGACTTAGAAAAACGATTAAATAACGATTAAATATCTAAACGGTTAAACGcagaaattattcgaattatttaTATGTTTAACCGGTCAAGCCTTTTGTCATTTCTTTACGTATCAAGCCGCagactgactttttttaaaaagtattgtatgtttttcattgaaatatattgaaaaatattcccaAGTATTTTGATAAGTATTCCCCAATATTCTTAatattcccaaatatttataAGTATTCTTCGACAATGTATTCATGGCACACACGAACTGAGATTTAACAACCCCTTGGTTTTTgcaaatcattcaaaaataatatatttgtttgagCAGAAAAAATTACTCACAAAGCGAAGAATATGGATACGAAAAGATATGAGCATTAGAAATAACATCAACAAGAGTCAAAGGACCATTGACCGCCTATTAACACAATGAAGTAATGAATCATAACAAGGCAGAGGTTTTCTTAATGCCTATGTACTTCAGAGTAAGCAGGTACAAGTTTTCCCTCGGGATGATTCATCTTTCTAATAACTCAACAGAATCGTCAGAATCGTTAGAACCCCCTCAAATCACAATTCTGCATTTGGAGACAGTTCTCACCAAAACTTCAACCGGGTCGCATGTTTTTCTTTCGGTACTTATCCGTAAGCAGATTGCAAAGCATCTCGAAAATACTTTAAAGTGctgaattacattttattttattgaaaaatagaataagtgaaaaataagttttaaaatcagcAGCTTTAATCGagtgaaaaaagtgttttcattACAATAAAGATTTGAATCAATACATAATGATGGGAATTTTTAAGCAATGGGTGAGGCAAGATTATTCTCTAttgcatttgaattaaaaaaattagtgaaaagatAAAATACATTTGCACTGAAGAAAAAGAAGCGTACGGaccaatttaaatttgaatagcaattatttctttaaatattataatttttcgaaatatggaAACTTTAACTcattaaactttgaaattattctaaGACTACAAAGTGCCTTTTTCAAGCTATTTTTTCCATTACAGCGTGTTtggttctttaaaaaataatgttataaattttatatttccattTATATGGAAAACGTGCAAAAACAATctgcattcaaaaaattaatgagttAGAGAATCTTACCGttttcttgttattaattttaattttaccctTGAAATTTGTGAGATGCTatgataaattattacaaattatgcatttttttgacAAGATTAAATGATTCATTAAGGGAATTTCTAAACGAGCTAgacttgtattttcaaataatcttattttttcagGGCCAGCGACTGAATATAATGAATCATAGAAATAAGAAGAATCAAATATCGTCATTTCCGAGTTTATCTCAAATAAGATATGTAATTGAGCAATCACAAGGACTATCGTTCGCCTGTTACACGAACAGAGCATGCGAAGGTAAAAATCTTATTGAAGTACTAaacttcatgaattaaaaaaaaattaattttatataatttttttgcacctttaaacatttaattaatttttgcagataCTAATCGGATTGAGACCAGAAATTCTAATTCAAGGATATGTGAATGCTCAAATTGTACAGCTTTACCTAATTTAACCGAATGTGGCGTCTGTTTAGAACCTCTGCAGGGACACAGAATCGAATCATGTTCTATTTGTTCGAATTTAATTTGTCGGAGTTGTGCTTCGCGACTTGCTTCTTGTGCATTCTGCAGGACAGCATTGCCCATGCAAAGAAATCGTGCACTCGAAAGGCTTTTAGACAGATTAATTCTTCCTTGTAAAAATTCGAGGTACGACATTTTTAACTgcttttaaatttgcattttctgAAACATctacatataaattataaaatattaatatacttcAAAGCTTGTGTGTTgtaatttctcgaatacatttttataatctaaaagcGCGAATAAGTATAGTGTTTACGAATTGTTgagtaattatataatttttcaatattattaggTATGGCTGTGAAGTTCTTTTGAGCGTGGAACACAGATTCGAGCACgaagaaatttgcaatttttcgatAATAATGTGCCCTCAGGGTTTGGAATATTGCTCTTGGCGTGGCTCACTTTGTCAAATCGCATCTCATATGAGAACTGCCCATAAGCTTGAAGCTCTTCAGGATGTTGGTGTCAGCGTCGAAAtttataactttcgaaaaaaagcaGAAGCAGTGGACGGTCGCCAATACACggtaaattttataaacttccaAAAGATAATAATATTCATGGTTACAAATAATATTCCAGACGCTGACATaattaagttttacattttttctaataattaatttgatatagttgaaatatcaagcttttaagtttaaaaaagaacatttttatttgatttaactaCATTTCTCATTATATGGCCTtataatttgtgaatatttaagtCTAGCCTCCAATTTCagactttataaatatttaacaatttaatggaAATTGGTGATTTGTCAAATTTCGACATTTCGTTTTgaagattataataattattataagattataacttttattaaaaaattaaaggttaaaattattaaaaatttgcagtttttagaATTTCAAGGCGAAAAGTCACTTTTTAAACTTTAGCCCATAAGACTAATTGTTAAAACTAGTAGAGGACGACGAACCGagttttttttatactaaattaatacatattatatttaatattttttcttaatggtagaagtaattttttttatttgtgtgacGTTAGGTATACGGAGAACTTTGCCAGTGACTacttaattagtattttttaaataatcgggCGAGGGGAAATCATTCGTCAAAAACTTTTACGGACTAATATTATACGGTAATAAAATTCACTTAGTGGAAAAGGTCAATATTGGAGGAATAAACtgatgaaattttatcatttgtaatCATTAGTCATAAAATAAACTAAACTTTCAAAGAgctttattttgttaacaatcatTGAGCCGTCTTAAACTgctatttgttattaacaataatgaatGCTAAATTTtcccgaaatttttttcttacgatTTCAATGCTGCGGTACTTTAAAAACAGTGAGAGTACAAAAAATCATAcattaaagtacaaaaaaattacagattCGTATTTACTGAATAAATTGTTTCtggcaattttcaatttaattattagacAAACATATTGATTAATCTGTTAACAATTACaagcataataaaaaatataagtcatTTTAGATAAGAAATCAGTGTTTTCAACATTTGCGCATAATATTGACGTATGTGtctatataaaatatatacaaatttgggGCATTCTCGTCtttgaaaataggaaataattgtACTAAATTATTTCCTACTTTCAGAAAGATACTttcccaaaattttgtaaaagcacTACATTTGATGTGGtgtatttacttttaaaattggaagttcattattttgaagGCAGTTATTTTACAGGTTTTGGTACAATTACAAAAATGCAgtagatatttacaaaaaatttctttgacgTGTACGTCTGAATTCTGACCAATATTGAGTTTGTTCAAGCAAGTCTCttagataaaaaatcatatttttatattgtaaattttttatatttatggcgagcaaggcccccccccccccccatttcattcaacattcgaaaaaaatactctaattttttattttaacaggtatAATGaatggggaaaatcacttttttgagtttttgaaatgatttttgagGGGTCAGGAGAATATGACGGGTAAGAATAGAGGGTTATATAGAATCATCTAATGTATAATTTCATGTATCAGATATATGTGTTTGACACCCCTAACCCACCCGCATGAGTCTCTTAATACTaccctaaatataaaaaatgttgattccaCATGAAATCAACCTTTTGAGCAGtgtattcttgtctttttttacgTAAGATTATT comes from the Belonocnema kinseyi isolate 2016_QV_RU_SX_M_011 chromosome 6, B_treatae_v1, whole genome shotgun sequence genome and includes:
- the LOC117174120 gene encoding E3 ubiquitin-protein ligase SIAH1B-like isoform X3; protein product: MDEGQRLNIMNHRNKKNQISSFPSLSQIRYVIEQSQGLSFACYTNRACEDTNRIETRNSNSRICECSNCTALPNLTECGVCLEPLQGHRIESCSICSNLICRSCASRLASCAFCRTALPMQRNRALERLLDRLILPCKNSRYGCEVLLSVEHRFEHEEICNFSIIMCPQGLEYCSWRGSLCQIASHMRTAHKLEALQDVGVSVEIYNFRKKAEAVDGRQYTICLACHDQLFYAKITVFKGRLKISCIKLGYTKIIQVITSLPKYGVSIKIHGSCKSMKGVLPFEKHLYDTREIVIKAQRLYSNVDDIDEKDLVRIDLSIKQVNKCS
- the LOC117174120 gene encoding E3 ubiquitin-protein ligase SIAH1B-like isoform X4 — protein: MNHRNKKNQISSFPSLSQIRYVIEQSQGLSFACYTNRACEDTNRIETRNSNSRICECSNCTALPNLTECGVCLEPLQGHRIESCSICSNLICRSCASRLASCAFCRTALPMQRNRALERLLDRLILPCKNSRYGCEVLLSVEHRFEHEEICNFSIIMCPQGLEYCSWRGSLCQIASHMRTAHKLEALQDVGVSVEIYNFRKKAEAVDGRQYTICLACHDQLFYAKITVFKGRLKISCIKLGYTKIIQVITSLPKYGVSIKIHGSCKSMKGVLPFEKHLYDTREIVIKAQRLYSNVDDIDEKDLVRIDLSIKQVNKCS
- the LOC117174120 gene encoding E3 ubiquitin-protein ligase Siah1-like isoform X1, whose amino-acid sequence is MIHLSNNSTESSESLEPPQITILHLETVLTKTSTGSHVFLSGQRLNIMNHRNKKNQISSFPSLSQIRYVIEQSQGLSFACYTNRACEDTNRIETRNSNSRICECSNCTALPNLTECGVCLEPLQGHRIESCSICSNLICRSCASRLASCAFCRTALPMQRNRALERLLDRLILPCKNSRYGCEVLLSVEHRFEHEEICNFSIIMCPQGLEYCSWRGSLCQIASHMRTAHKLEALQDVGVSVEIYNFRKKAEAVDGRQYTICLACHDQLFYAKITVFKGRLKISCIKLGYTKIIQVITSLPKYGVSIKIHGSCKSMKGVLPFEKHLYDTREIVIKAQRLYSNVDDIDEKDLVRIDLSIKQVNKCS
- the LOC117174120 gene encoding E3 ubiquitin-protein ligase SIAH1B-like isoform X2, with amino-acid sequence MMGIFKQWGQRLNIMNHRNKKNQISSFPSLSQIRYVIEQSQGLSFACYTNRACEDTNRIETRNSNSRICECSNCTALPNLTECGVCLEPLQGHRIESCSICSNLICRSCASRLASCAFCRTALPMQRNRALERLLDRLILPCKNSRYGCEVLLSVEHRFEHEEICNFSIIMCPQGLEYCSWRGSLCQIASHMRTAHKLEALQDVGVSVEIYNFRKKAEAVDGRQYTICLACHDQLFYAKITVFKGRLKISCIKLGYTKIIQVITSLPKYGVSIKIHGSCKSMKGVLPFEKHLYDTREIVIKAQRLYSNVDDIDEKDLVRIDLSIKQVNKCS